A portion of the Bubalus kerabau isolate K-KA32 ecotype Philippines breed swamp buffalo chromosome 1, PCC_UOA_SB_1v2, whole genome shotgun sequence genome contains these proteins:
- the LOC129629649 gene encoding neuropeptide Y receptor type 1-like, with amino-acid sequence MKSSVDVLEIITCILLILVSFVGNLCLFYSTRKCMTGRLETSFLLIFSLIFVHLIKNLVVNVMKIVYSSGCVLDAAGCKVLRFTAALTTSLAIWFMLHFALLYHQKLYQTVHPLSEPPNPDHQKHSLKVVSALWVTGVAVYLPVLLYTRKSEYLNAGNDTDPLSTNRIHMDCLTDFGNKQVEFYYEEVFLVLIDILPLATLVFVCFWMSFLLSERKKMTYGDIWIGDDDSEIEILRGAKFSILLMWLITPLWISHFILVYFLKGLAACVFFPALLTALSSGFSALSPFLLMLVNYRMKLVSFCDAKEKKCTPPPANVILSPYA; translated from the coding sequence ATGAAGTCCTCTGTGGATGTGCTTGAAATCATCACTTGCATCCTGCTAATCCTTGTGAGCTTTGTCGGAAAcctgtgtttattttattctacAAGGAAGTGTATGACTGGGCGTCTAGAGACATCCTTTCTTCTGATTTTCAGTCTTATATTTGTCCACCTCATTAAGAACCTGGTGGTGAATGTCATGAAAATTGTTTATTCTTCTGGTTGTGTGTTGGATGCAGCTGGCTGCAAAGTTCTGCGCTTCACGGCAGCCCTGACGACATCCCTGGCCATCTGGTTCATGTTACACTTTGCATTGCTCTACCACCAGAAGCTGTACCAGACTGTCCACCCCTTGAGTGAGCCTCCAAACCCGGACCATCAGAAGCATTCCTTAAAGGTGGTTTCTGCACTTTGGGTGACAGGCGTGGCAGTATACCTCCCAGTTTTACTCTATACTAGAAAATCAGAATACCTGAATGCAGGAAATGATACAGACCCCTTGTCAACAAACAGGATTCACATGGATTGCCTAACTGACTTTGGAAACAAGCAAGTAGAGTTTTACTATGAGGAAGTGTTTTTGGTTCTGATTGATATTCTTCCTTTAGCCACCTTAGTCTTTGTCTGTTTCTGGATGTCTTTTCTgctttcagagagaaagaagatgaCATATGGTGACATCTGGATTGGAGACGATGATTCAGAAATTGAAATCCTTAGAGGGGCCAAGTTTAGTATTTTATTAATGTGGCTGATCACTCCACTTTGGATTTCTCATTTTATCTTAGTCTATTTCTTGAAAGGCTTGGCAGCCTGTGTCTTTTTTCCAGCTCTTCTCACAGCCCTCTCTTCAGGCTTCTCTGCGCTCAGTCCTTTCCTGCTTATGCTGGTGAATTACAGAATGAAGTTGGTGTCCTTCTGTGATGCCAAAGAGAAAAAATGCACACCACCGCCTGCAAATGTTATTCTCTCTCCATATGcttaa